From a single Arachis hypogaea cultivar Tifrunner chromosome 3, arahy.Tifrunner.gnm2.J5K5, whole genome shotgun sequence genomic region:
- the LOC112791331 gene encoding protein RMD5 homolog, which translates to MDLNDIRDAFDHVAKKQKLSYSKSQDIVDQIGHEIEQALISIQLAQESQKSILTELMLKLNAIGALQQLEGSQKELNISVTKYQKLLDKLLYPDISKVYRTADYDAHVVNQILANHFYHQGLFDVGDSIMKEAGEPEATALRSLFLEMHQILEAMRVKNIQPALTWVSANREKLVQNGFNLEFRIHRLQFIELLRNGNRADALKYARTYLAPFASLQENEFQKLMGCLLYSGRVENSPYPELVSPSNWTEITEELNRQFCTLFGQSYKSPLSVAMAAGFEGLPTLLKLANVMAVKKHEWQSMKQLPVPLELGKEFHFHSIFVCPVSRDQCSEENPPMLLPCYHVLRKQSIMRLSKSSAQVFKCPYCPAVATVANCRQLYF; encoded by the coding sequence ATGGACCTGAATGACATTAGAGATGCATTTGACCATGTGGCAAAGAAGCAGAAGTTATCTTATTCCAAGTCTCAAGACATTGTTGACCAGATTGGCCATGAAATTGAACAGGCACTGATATCAATTCAGTTAGCTCAGGAGAGCCAGAAATCCATTCTTACAGAACTTATGCTTAAGCTTAATGCTATCGGGGCACTTCAACAATTAGAAGGATCACAGAAGGAATTGAACATAAGTGTTACCAAGTACCAAAAGCTCCTGGACAAGCTATTATACCCAGATATATCCAAGGTATACAGAACTGCTGACTATGATGCTCACGTTGTAAACCAAATCTTGGCCAACCACTTCTACCATCAAGGTTTATTTGATGTTGGAGATAGCATTATGAAAGAGGCTGGTGAGCCTGAAGCAACTGCACTGAGATCTCTGTTCTTGGAAATGCATCAGATTCTAGAAGCTATGAGGGTTAAAAACATCCAGCCCGCTCTCACATGGGTCTCTGCCAACCGAGAGAAACTTGTCCAGAATGGTTTCAATCTCGAGTTTAGAATACACAGGCTTCAATTTATAGAGCTCCTGCGAAATGGAAACCGAGCAGATGCCTTAAAATATGCCCGGACTTATCTTGCTCCTTTCGCTTCCCTCCAGGAGAACGAGTTCCAAAAGCTTATGGGTTGCCTCTTATATTCTGGAAGGGTTGAGAACTCCCCCTACCCTGAGTTGGTCTCCCCATCCAATTGGACTGAGATAACTGAGGAGCTTAATAGGCAGTTTTGCACTCTCTTTGGACAGTCCTACAAGAGTCCTTTGAGTGTAGCAATGGCAGCTGGATTTGAGGGGTTGCCTACACTCTTAAAGCTGGCAAATGTGATGGCCGTAAAGAAGCACGAGTGGCAGTCCATGAAACAGTTGCCGGTGCCACTAGAACTTGGGAAGGAATTCCATTTTCATTCCATTTTTGTTTGCCCTGTGAGTAGGGATCAATGTAGTGAAGAAAATCCCCCAATGCTGCTGCCCTGTTATCATGTTCTCCGCAAGCAATCGATTATGAGGTTATCAAAAAGCAGCGCACAAGTATTCAAGTGTCCGTATTGTCCAGCAGTAGCTACCGTTGCAAATTGCAGACAACTCTATTTCTGA